One Spirochaeta africana DSM 8902 genomic window carries:
- a CDS encoding alpha-amylase family glycosyl hydrolase → MKNIIKIIVIFSVVLFVGCQNPTNSGESDPGHTSPDSGRDPLGLDGYADYTPIDSEWDGEYPEIPAEQVNNTMFQMFYWNSYPGLWSEVAGAGEHLAEIGITSMWLPPAAKAMGGTYDVGYAVYDFWDLGEFDQKGTTATRYGTRSELQEAIADLKALGIDSYYDVVFNHRMGGDNQEQVPTAEGDTVSAWTDFTLQGRNAHYTQDSWGDLYHDFDWDWRVFNGVDYYNDTQHNNPVLFEGKLPPNTFHADWYLMGTDVDYWYRPDGGDGDFVIRDEMQAWGRWIVEEIGFAGFRMDAIAHVPSDFTKEWVDALQYATSDDLFFVAEAWVGDVGAYLDDVDSAHLRAFDFSLRGEFVELSSGTKDMSNWGTPLIHTDARSQAVTFVDNHDTSRQGNPYNSPQVENYKNQAYAYILMREHGVPTVFARDWDEFGMAPELARMITARRYFAYGAGHEGGGDDQVYVYTREGLSGIPGTGAVMLISGRDTGDVWSGEINSYQPDTTFVDYTGNVSGEVTTDSSGVGEFRVNLTESTGWSIWVPQL, encoded by the coding sequence ATGAAAAACATTATAAAAATAATTGTAATATTCTCGGTAGTCTTGTTTGTTGGCTGTCAGAACCCGACCAATTCGGGTGAAAGCGATCCTGGGCATACCTCGCCTGATAGCGGTCGTGATCCGCTTGGATTGGATGGATATGCCGATTACACACCAATCGATTCCGAATGGGATGGTGAGTATCCCGAGATACCGGCAGAACAGGTAAACAACACCATGTTCCAGATGTTCTACTGGAATTCATACCCTGGGCTTTGGTCAGAAGTGGCTGGTGCTGGTGAGCACCTTGCCGAGATAGGGATAACCTCTATGTGGCTGCCCCCGGCAGCCAAGGCGATGGGGGGTACCTATGATGTCGGTTATGCGGTGTATGATTTCTGGGATCTGGGAGAGTTTGACCAGAAGGGCACCACGGCCACCCGCTATGGAACCAGAAGTGAGCTCCAGGAGGCGATAGCCGATCTGAAAGCGCTGGGCATCGATTCCTACTACGATGTGGTGTTTAACCACCGTATGGGTGGCGACAATCAAGAGCAGGTACCCACAGCCGAAGGCGATACCGTCTCTGCCTGGACAGATTTTACCCTGCAAGGACGGAATGCACATTATACTCAAGACTCATGGGGAGATCTGTACCACGATTTTGACTGGGACTGGCGCGTATTTAACGGTGTGGACTACTATAACGACACCCAGCATAACAATCCCGTACTGTTTGAAGGAAAACTGCCACCGAACACCTTTCATGCAGATTGGTACTTGATGGGTACCGATGTTGACTACTGGTACCGCCCTGATGGTGGAGATGGTGATTTTGTTATTCGCGACGAGATGCAGGCTTGGGGGCGCTGGATTGTAGAGGAGATCGGGTTCGCCGGGTTCCGTATGGACGCCATCGCCCATGTGCCAAGCGACTTTACCAAAGAATGGGTCGATGCTCTGCAGTATGCAACCTCGGATGATCTTTTCTTTGTAGCCGAGGCCTGGGTCGGCGATGTTGGTGCCTACCTCGACGATGTTGATTCCGCGCACCTGCGGGCCTTTGATTTCTCTCTGCGTGGTGAATTTGTTGAGCTTAGCAGCGGTACCAAGGATATGAGCAATTGGGGAACCCCGTTAATTCATACCGATGCCCGCAGCCAGGCAGTTACCTTTGTGGATAACCACGATACCAGTCGGCAGGGGAATCCGTATAACTCCCCGCAGGTCGAAAACTACAAGAACCAGGCCTATGCCTATATCCTTATGCGTGAACATGGGGTGCCGACGGTATTTGCGCGCGACTGGGACGAATTTGGCATGGCACCAGAGCTTGCCCGCATGATCACCGCACGCCGCTATTTTGCCTATGGAGCCGGACACGAGGGTGGTGGAGACGACCAGGTCTATGTCTACACCCGTGAGGGGCTCAGCGGAATTCCAGGCACCGGTGCGGTAATGCTGATATCAGGGCGTGATACCGGTGATGTGTGGAGTGGCGAGATAAACTCATATCAGCCCGACACCACCTTTGTCGATTATACTGGCAATGTAAGCGGTGAGGTTACCACCGATTCAAGCGGCGTTGGCGAGTTCAGGGTAAACCTTACCGAGTCAACCGGCTGGTCTATCTGGGTGCCGCAGCTGTAG
- a CDS encoding glycogen-binding domain-containing protein, with protein sequence MRKMLIVMVILLLAMPAFGQVTVDAPELPERVDVTFQYENPDATDVFMIGGFNGWTENDEDYRMELVDGLWTFTMNVRSNAQITYKFFVDGEYITDPNAPATTDDGFGGQNGVVQVANLLGGAPADGGGFVFGKFTEIYSDATFLTEELEGDDRGYAADKWELKAKSYWKLTADVLPWLETYIELKVFDGSITLFEQAADAELTDGDPVVPLSDGFANLGSALFNPFNALNNGENPELGHFRATATTPYVNFNTGYKWTKGTGHDSIMYRTSHADESDANDGFLEMSLGDELTSLGDMGTVDATLALTKRTGRHGVYSWVTLNLMEDFVVDAAWNALMTSSDDLKDFFDDTKHMTTIGASADLMDGMLNVRGQYLLNFGETYDVDADAMAFAGGFTVTPGIMDLKLDVDARWGGSNTDIFLGANDGDDDDYLRLREGMFVSKVNVELQPADIVKLGHNYTLETDNEFEGDALNKFNPWVNLFLSEVAPVNAQLDLSANMEYQEEFDLEDVKATLTLRELAPQLDRALVEYIYHHDPDAEDYNDEIRAQVRLTDLAEIMPTATVDAAYRGAAKEATLVGRMNFVNRLGADIGFVLRDTDLNIPFGFALGGRWTMPEELRDGQFFAAYTFDFDPYASEDIHTIEFDDGFVDTTGGAGQSKFRLGVRWDF encoded by the coding sequence ATGCGAAAAATGTTGATCGTAATGGTGATCTTACTGCTCGCTATGCCGGCATTCGGCCAGGTGACTGTAGATGCACCGGAACTGCCGGAGCGTGTGGATGTGACGTTCCAGTATGAAAACCCTGATGCAACTGATGTCTTCATGATCGGTGGCTTTAATGGCTGGACCGAGAATGACGAAGACTACCGCATGGAACTGGTTGACGGGCTGTGGACATTCACTATGAATGTGCGCTCAAATGCCCAGATCACCTACAAGTTCTTTGTGGACGGTGAGTACATCACCGACCCGAACGCACCTGCAACCACTGACGACGGCTTCGGCGGTCAGAATGGTGTTGTACAGGTAGCTAACCTGCTGGGTGGCGCACCTGCTGACGGCGGCGGGTTTGTATTTGGCAAGTTTACCGAGATCTATTCGGATGCTACCTTCCTGACAGAAGAGCTGGAAGGCGACGATCGCGGATATGCAGCCGACAAGTGGGAACTCAAGGCCAAGTCGTACTGGAAGCTGACCGCTGACGTACTGCCCTGGCTGGAAACCTACATCGAGCTGAAGGTGTTTGATGGTTCAATCACCCTGTTCGAGCAGGCTGCCGATGCAGAACTGACTGACGGTGATCCTGTCGTTCCGCTTTCTGATGGCTTTGCCAATCTCGGATCCGCACTGTTCAACCCGTTCAACGCGCTGAACAACGGCGAAAATCCCGAGCTGGGTCACTTCCGCGCCACCGCTACCACCCCGTACGTGAACTTTAACACCGGGTACAAGTGGACCAAGGGCACCGGGCATGACAGCATTATGTACCGCACCAGCCATGCTGATGAAAGCGATGCCAACGACGGCTTCCTGGAAATGAGCCTGGGCGACGAGCTTACCAGCCTGGGAGACATGGGTACCGTAGATGCAACCCTGGCGCTGACCAAGCGCACTGGGCGACACGGCGTATACAGCTGGGTAACCCTGAATCTGATGGAAGACTTCGTGGTAGACGCAGCCTGGAACGCATTGATGACTTCTTCAGATGACCTGAAGGATTTCTTTGATGACACCAAGCACATGACCACCATCGGTGCCAGCGCCGACCTCATGGACGGTATGCTGAACGTGCGTGGTCAGTACTTGCTGAACTTTGGCGAAACCTACGATGTAGATGCAGATGCCATGGCTTTTGCCGGTGGGTTCACGGTAACCCCGGGCATCATGGACCTGAAGCTTGATGTAGACGCTCGCTGGGGCGGCAGCAACACCGACATCTTCCTGGGTGCCAACGACGGGGACGATGATGACTACCTGCGCCTGCGTGAGGGTATGTTCGTAAGCAAGGTGAACGTAGAACTGCAGCCGGCCGACATTGTCAAGCTGGGGCACAACTACACCCTGGAAACCGACAACGAGTTCGAAGGCGATGCCCTGAACAAGTTCAACCCCTGGGTAAACCTGTTCCTGAGCGAGGTCGCTCCGGTGAACGCTCAGCTGGATCTGTCTGCCAACATGGAGTACCAGGAAGAGTTCGACCTGGAAGACGTAAAGGCAACCCTGACCCTGCGCGAGCTTGCGCCGCAGCTGGACCGTGCACTGGTTGAGTACATCTACCACCATGATCCGGATGCCGAAGACTACAACGACGAGATCCGTGCTCAGGTTCGCCTGACCGATCTGGCCGAGATCATGCCGACCGCTACTGTAGACGCTGCCTATCGCGGCGCTGCCAAGGAAGCTACCCTGGTTGGTCGCATGAATTTCGTGAACCGCCTGGGTGCTGACATCGGTTTCGTACTGCGTGACACCGACCTGAACATCCCGTTCGGCTTCGCACTTGGTGGGCGCTGGACCATGCCGGAAGAGCTGCGTGATGGTCAGTTCTTTGCTGCATACACCTTCGATTTCGATCCGTATGCCAGTGAAGATATCCACACCATCGAGTTCGATGATGGTTTCGTAGACACCACCGGTGGTGCTGGTCAGTCCAAGTTCCGCCTTGGTGTACGGTGGGATTTCTAA
- a CDS encoding SpoIIE family protein phosphatase yields MDWQRPGLRIVFISLLVLFAGVVAALVRSQWTEVHEDAPLGSGGILDARDWSPQHDGLLDLAGEWEFYWQEFVVPSHVPGRPGPDDPRPEAVIPQPGLWNHLDIPGSWYSPESYATLRLRLQIDDSWPETLGIYILEVSNSLRMFINGTLVAQAGEPGVTKAETLHKLRPRLGEYYRDGATELDIVLQIANYIDREGGRKRPLYVGTPEDVRGMQRSTIAYEGIIGGALLIIGLYNLVLFLVRREDRLPLAKLSAILPRHEVIFRPRDVVGGDFYWAAPGQNPGSGWIAVGDCTGHGVPGALMVMLSTSLLARCVQSVNDSPDPGRVLGELHRGVRAAMPRSKTHDGLDIGLLYYEPGTVRFAGAHLGLFVLRASGSLPVEYLPGSRKGAGYARTPIDYAFETARLQLQPDDCVYLTSDGLLDQNGGERGFPFGKRRFIRLLETLRGQPLPQQREQILGALDEYRGENPQRDDIVVLGFQSP; encoded by the coding sequence ATGGATTGGCAGCGGCCGGGTTTGCGCATCGTTTTTATCTCTTTATTGGTGCTGTTTGCAGGGGTGGTGGCTGCGCTGGTGCGGTCGCAGTGGACCGAGGTGCACGAGGATGCGCCCCTGGGGTCTGGGGGTATCCTTGATGCGCGGGACTGGTCGCCGCAGCACGACGGGCTGCTGGACCTGGCCGGGGAGTGGGAGTTTTACTGGCAGGAGTTTGTGGTGCCATCCCATGTGCCGGGGCGGCCAGGGCCGGATGATCCGCGACCGGAGGCGGTGATACCGCAGCCGGGGCTGTGGAACCATCTGGATATCCCCGGCAGCTGGTACAGCCCCGAGAGCTATGCCACCCTGCGGCTGCGGCTGCAGATCGACGACAGCTGGCCCGAGACTTTGGGGATCTACATCCTGGAGGTATCCAACAGCCTGCGGATGTTTATCAACGGTACCCTGGTGGCGCAGGCCGGCGAGCCGGGCGTGACCAAAGCGGAGACCCTGCACAAGCTGCGCCCGCGGCTGGGGGAGTATTATCGCGACGGGGCCACCGAGCTGGATATAGTGCTGCAGATTGCCAACTACATCGACCGCGAGGGCGGGCGCAAGCGCCCGTTGTATGTGGGTACCCCGGAGGATGTCCGGGGGATGCAGCGCAGCACCATCGCCTACGAGGGGATTATCGGCGGGGCGCTGCTGATAATCGGGCTGTACAACCTGGTGCTGTTCCTGGTGCGTCGCGAGGACCGGCTGCCGCTGGCTAAACTGTCGGCAATCCTGCCCCGGCATGAGGTTATCTTTCGCCCGCGCGATGTAGTGGGCGGCGATTTCTACTGGGCGGCGCCCGGGCAGAACCCGGGCAGCGGCTGGATAGCGGTGGGAGACTGCACCGGACACGGGGTGCCGGGGGCACTGATGGTTATGCTGTCGACCAGCCTGCTGGCCCGCTGTGTCCAGTCTGTGAATGACAGCCCGGATCCGGGACGGGTGCTGGGCGAGCTGCACCGCGGGGTTCGTGCCGCCATGCCGCGCAGCAAGACCCATGACGGGCTGGACATCGGCCTGCTGTATTATGAACCCGGGACCGTGCGCTTTGCCGGGGCCCATCTGGGGCTGTTCGTGCTGCGCGCCAGCGGCAGCCTGCCGGTGGAGTACCTGCCTGGCAGCCGCAAGGGGGCCGGCTACGCCCGCACCCCGATCGATTATGCCTTCGAGACCGCCCGGCTGCAGCTGCAGCCGGACGACTGCGTCTACCTGACCAGCGACGGGCTGCTGGACCAGAACGGGGGCGAGCGGGGCTTCCCGTTCGGGAAGCGGCGCTTTATCAGGCTGCTGGAAACACTGCGCGGCCAGCCGCTGCCGCAGCAGCGAGAGCAGATCCTCGGGGCGCTGGATGAGTATCGCGGCGAGAATCCGCAGCGCGACGATATCGTGGTACTGGGGTTTCAGTCTCCCTGA
- a CDS encoding ABC transporter ATP-binding protein has product MHLLELQNLAKRFDPAQPPAVDDLSLRVEPGEIFGLLGPSGCGKTTTLRMIAGFATPDSGSVRLRDTDITALPPEKRGIGLVFQDYALFPHLSALRNVMFALPQLPRRQRRARALQLLETVGLHGHAEHMPDQLSGGQQQRIAIARALAADPALLLMDEPFSNLDAALRDSTRREIRAILKKANINAILVTHDQEEALSFCDRLAVMNHGRVEQIGCPERIYLHPSTAFVAQFLGRANLLDGVAHGHTADTPLGRIPIRPCSYGPVLLSLRPEHLSLGRPAAGCVDPDDVGSAGDSEHEVVSAGQVCAGVVTSREFRGHDLTYRVEYNGTAYIAHTDYTHGYHPGDIVQLIPREPAVVLEDSPGCRACSPHAVNHGQR; this is encoded by the coding sequence ATGCACCTGCTTGAACTGCAAAACCTTGCCAAACGCTTTGATCCTGCCCAGCCCCCGGCGGTAGACGACCTGAGCCTGCGGGTGGAGCCGGGGGAAATCTTCGGTCTGCTCGGCCCCTCGGGTTGCGGCAAGACCACCACCCTGCGCATGATTGCCGGTTTTGCCACCCCCGACAGCGGCAGTGTCCGCCTTCGTGACACCGATATTACCGCGCTGCCGCCGGAGAAGCGCGGCATCGGCCTGGTATTTCAGGACTACGCCCTGTTTCCGCACCTTTCGGCCCTGCGCAATGTGATGTTCGCCCTGCCGCAGCTGCCGCGCCGCCAGCGCCGCGCCCGCGCCCTGCAGCTGCTGGAAACCGTCGGGCTGCACGGCCATGCCGAGCACATGCCGGATCAGCTCTCCGGCGGACAGCAGCAGCGCATCGCTATTGCCCGTGCCCTGGCCGCCGACCCGGCCCTGCTTTTGATGGACGAACCCTTCAGCAATCTGGACGCCGCTCTGCGCGACTCTACCCGCCGCGAGATCCGGGCCATCCTGAAAAAGGCCAACATCAACGCCATTCTGGTCACCCACGACCAGGAAGAGGCCCTGTCATTCTGTGATCGCCTGGCGGTAATGAATCACGGCCGGGTAGAGCAGATCGGCTGCCCCGAGCGGATCTATCTGCATCCCTCTACGGCCTTTGTTGCCCAGTTTCTCGGCCGGGCCAACCTGCTGGACGGGGTTGCCCATGGCCACACCGCCGACACCCCGCTGGGGCGCATCCCGATCCGCCCCTGCAGCTACGGCCCGGTTCTGCTCTCGCTGCGCCCCGAGCACCTCTCCCTGGGGCGCCCGGCCGCCGGCTGCGTGGATCCGGATGATGTCGGCAGTGCAGGGGACAGCGAGCATGAGGTCGTCAGTGCAGGGCAGGTCTGTGCCGGGGTGGTAACCTCACGGGAGTTTCGCGGCCACGATCTGACCTATCGGGTGGAGTACAACGGCACCGCCTATATCGCCCACACCGACTATACCCATGGCTATCATCCCGGGGACATTGTGCAGCTGATACCACGCGAACCGGCGGTGGTGCTGGAGGACAGCCCCGGCTGTCGGGCATGCAGCCCCCATGCAGTCAATCACGGTCAGCGCTGA
- a CDS encoding ABC transporter permease has translation MLVPLVYLALRAFSAEVPVLAEMLLRRRTLVLMRNTLLLAGGVTLFSLAISLPLALLTERTNIIGRRLITIAGVVPLAVPGYVMAYALLGIGGNYGFAARVLGLEVSRISGFTGALLALTLYSFPYMYLNLRTGLHSLDPGLEESARSLGYRPAAVLLRVVLPHLRPAVLAGSVIIILYTVGDFGAVALMRYEVFSYAIYNQYANAFDRVYVSVLSLILLAIPAVILTAEARLLSRTRLARVGTGAARRRVRTRLSPLGQALGLGYATLVAAVSIGLPVVMLLFWMLQSPPTAELARVWQTFLRSAAAAGPAAVLATLAALPIAYMHSRYPGRLSRAAEKAAYIGYAVPPLSLALALVFFSLRATPVLYQRLPLLIIAYSMNFLALALGPLRSALLHAPRKLEEAARSFGYTPRAAFLRAILPLLRTGMLASLVLVFVMAMKELPLALILGPTGWTTLSMAVFTRTSEALMAQAAPYAAAIVLFSSLFVGLMLRYEGDDHAPA, from the coding sequence ATGCTGGTGCCACTGGTGTATCTGGCGCTGCGGGCATTCAGTGCCGAGGTGCCGGTACTGGCCGAGATGCTGCTGCGCCGTCGCACCTTGGTCCTGATGCGTAACACCCTGCTGCTGGCCGGCGGGGTGACGCTGTTTTCGCTGGCGATCAGCCTGCCGCTGGCCCTGCTCACCGAGCGCACCAACATAATCGGCAGGCGGCTGATCACCATCGCCGGGGTGGTGCCGCTGGCGGTGCCCGGCTACGTGATGGCCTATGCCCTGCTGGGTATCGGGGGCAACTACGGCTTCGCCGCCCGGGTGCTGGGGCTGGAGGTGTCGCGTATCTCGGGGTTTACCGGGGCGCTGCTGGCGCTTACTCTGTACTCTTTTCCCTATATGTATCTGAACCTCCGCACCGGGCTGCACAGCCTGGATCCCGGTCTGGAGGAGTCTGCCCGCAGCCTGGGCTACCGCCCGGCAGCGGTTCTGCTGCGGGTGGTGCTGCCGCATCTGCGCCCGGCGGTACTGGCCGGCTCGGTAATAATCATTCTGTATACCGTGGGGGATTTCGGCGCGGTCGCACTGATGCGCTACGAGGTCTTCAGCTATGCGATCTACAACCAGTACGCCAACGCCTTTGACCGGGTGTATGTCTCGGTGCTGTCGCTGATCCTGCTGGCAATCCCGGCGGTCATTCTGACGGCCGAGGCCCGCCTGCTCAGCAGGACCCGCCTGGCCCGGGTGGGTACCGGGGCTGCCCGCCGCCGGGTCCGCACCAGGCTGTCACCCCTGGGGCAGGCGCTCGGGCTCGGCTACGCCACCCTGGTCGCGGCCGTATCGATCGGCCTGCCGGTAGTTATGCTGCTGTTCTGGATGCTGCAAAGCCCGCCGACTGCCGAGCTGGCGCGGGTCTGGCAGACCTTTCTGCGCTCGGCCGCAGCCGCCGGCCCGGCGGCGGTCCTGGCCACCCTGGCCGCCCTGCCGATTGCCTACATGCACTCGCGCTACCCCGGGCGCCTGAGCCGCGCGGCAGAGAAGGCCGCCTATATCGGCTACGCTGTCCCGCCGCTCTCGCTGGCGCTGGCCCTGGTGTTCTTCTCGCTGCGGGCAACCCCGGTGTTGTATCAGCGCCTGCCGCTGCTGATTATCGCCTACAGCATGAACTTTCTGGCCCTGGCGCTGGGACCGCTGCGCAGCGCCCTGCTGCACGCCCCCCGCAAACTGGAGGAGGCAGCCCGCTCCTTTGGCTACACCCCGCGGGCGGCGTTTCTGCGCGCTATCCTGCCGCTTTTACGTACCGGGATGCTGGCATCGCTGGTACTGGTATTTGTGATGGCCATGAAGGAGCTGCCGCTGGCGCTGATACTCGGCCCCACCGGCTGGACAACCCTGTCGATGGCGGTGTTTACCCGCACCTCCGAGGCACTGATGGCCCAGGCCGCCCCCTATGCAGCGGCGATTGTGCTGTTTTCCAGCCTGTTTGTCGGGCTGATGCTGCGCTACGAAGGAGATGATCATGCACCTGCTTGA